The Spirosoma foliorum genome has a window encoding:
- the ggt gene encoding gamma-glutamyltransferase, protein MNQRTTYYLPVLLFTLGVTACKTQSSTTTSATAKVSQGQGVYQYRDEDPTIKPFFSDRVGVIGRNGMVASAHPDASQVGLNILKAGGNAVDAAVAVQFALAVVYPGAGNIGGGGFMVYRDNAGKAYTLDYREKAPGGATQNMYLDEQGNVRAGLSISGHLASGVPGSVDGMVEAHKRFGKLTWAQVLQPAVDLASKGFALTERDALGLNRIKTDLNTINPGKTYFLKSSVPTDTITWHKGDLLVQADLAKTLQRIQAQGRAGFYEGETARLLAEEMVRGKGLITEEDLKNYHSAWREPIQAKYKEYNVITMPPTSSGGVALLQMMRLTEPYPLRKWGWNRDSTVQVMIEAERRVYADRAKFLGDPDFVKVPVSQLISPDYLRTRWTDFSWAKATDSKAVKGGTIPGYESLETTHFSVVDKDGNAVSITTTLNGGYGSRVVIGGAGFFMNNEMDDFSVKPGVPNMFGLIGNQANAIAPHKRMLSSMTPTILEKDGKLFMVVGTPGGSTIITSVYQTILNVIEHGMTMQQAVNALKFHHQWLPDKTIFENGAFSEPTIQALQGRGYILEKLTNTLGRMDCVLIRPDGSYEGASDPRADNTARGY, encoded by the coding sequence ATGAATCAACGAACTACCTATTATTTACCAGTCCTGCTGTTTACGTTAGGCGTTACAGCCTGCAAGACGCAGTCGTCTACCACAACCTCCGCTACGGCAAAAGTTTCCCAGGGGCAGGGTGTTTACCAATACCGTGATGAAGACCCAACAATAAAGCCGTTTTTCTCCGACCGGGTTGGTGTTATCGGACGAAATGGTATGGTGGCTTCCGCTCACCCCGACGCTTCGCAGGTTGGTCTGAATATCCTGAAAGCGGGCGGAAATGCTGTCGATGCGGCTGTTGCGGTACAATTTGCCCTGGCAGTGGTGTATCCAGGTGCTGGTAACATTGGTGGGGGAGGCTTTATGGTTTACCGGGATAACGCTGGTAAAGCTTATACGCTCGATTATCGGGAGAAAGCGCCCGGTGGTGCCACCCAAAATATGTACCTCGATGAGCAGGGCAATGTTCGGGCTGGTTTAAGCATTAGTGGACATTTGGCGAGTGGCGTACCGGGTTCAGTTGACGGAATGGTCGAAGCCCACAAACGATTTGGGAAGCTAACCTGGGCGCAGGTGTTGCAACCCGCTGTTGACTTGGCTTCAAAAGGGTTTGCGCTCACCGAACGTGATGCGCTGGGTCTAAATCGTATCAAAACAGATCTGAACACGATCAATCCGGGCAAAACCTATTTTTTGAAAAGTTCGGTTCCGACAGATACGATTACCTGGCACAAGGGCGATTTGCTAGTACAAGCCGATCTGGCCAAAACGCTACAACGGATTCAGGCACAAGGCCGGGCGGGGTTTTACGAAGGTGAGACGGCGCGACTTTTGGCTGAAGAAATGGTTCGGGGGAAGGGCTTAATTACCGAAGAAGATCTAAAGAACTACCACTCTGCCTGGCGCGAACCAATTCAGGCGAAGTATAAAGAATACAATGTCATTACGATGCCACCGACCTCGAGTGGGGGCGTTGCGTTACTGCAAATGATGCGCTTAACAGAGCCGTATCCACTTCGGAAATGGGGCTGGAATCGCGATAGCACTGTTCAGGTAATGATTGAAGCTGAACGACGGGTGTATGCCGACCGGGCTAAGTTTTTGGGTGATCCTGATTTTGTAAAAGTGCCCGTGAGCCAACTTATCAGCCCCGACTACCTGCGTACCCGCTGGACCGATTTCTCGTGGGCCAAAGCCACCGACAGCAAGGCGGTTAAGGGCGGAACGATTCCCGGCTACGAAAGCCTGGAAACAACTCACTTTTCGGTCGTTGACAAAGATGGCAATGCGGTAAGTATTACAACCACCCTGAATGGTGGCTATGGCAGCCGGGTTGTGATTGGTGGAGCAGGCTTCTTCATGAACAACGAAATGGATGATTTCAGTGTAAAACCTGGCGTTCCCAACATGTTTGGTTTGATTGGCAACCAGGCCAATGCCATTGCCCCCCATAAGCGGATGTTATCATCTATGACGCCAACGATTCTGGAAAAAGATGGCAAACTCTTTATGGTGGTCGGTACGCCCGGCGGCTCAACCATTATTACATCGGTTTATCAAACCATTCTTAATGTTATTGAGCATGGCATGACGATGCAGCAGGCCGTCAATGCGCTTAAATTTCACCACCAGTGGCTACCCGACAAAACCATTTTTGAAAATGGTGCTTTTTCTGAGCCTACTATTCAGGCCTTACAAGGGCGGGGCTACATTCTGGAAAAACTTACGAACACATTAGGCCGAATGGACTGTGTTTTGATTCGCCCAGATGGATCATACGAAGGCGCGTCTGACCCCAGAGCTGATAATACAGCAAGGGGTTATTAA
- a CDS encoding DNA-3-methyladenine glycosylase, translating to MPKLAFDFYQQHDTLTLAQLLLGCELVHKNEEGVTAGIIVETEGYLNDDPACHAYRSKTPRNAAMFGPAGTLYIYQIYNHYNCINVVTGPEGVGEAILIRALEPTEGIELMGLRRNDAFKTGFERYRNNTIDATTADGQRNLANGPGKLTIAMGISRTHDNASSLVTGSIYIRGPVLHDFDMVTTTRIGLTRGADLPYRYYIKDNRFVSKK from the coding sequence ATGCCTAAGCTCGCATTTGACTTTTATCAACAACATGATACGCTCACGCTGGCGCAACTCCTGCTTGGGTGTGAGCTTGTACATAAAAACGAGGAAGGCGTAACAGCGGGCATTATTGTTGAAACGGAAGGTTATTTGAATGACGATCCAGCCTGCCACGCCTACCGAAGCAAGACTCCGCGCAATGCCGCTATGTTTGGCCCTGCCGGAACCTTATATATTTACCAGATTTATAACCATTACAACTGCATTAATGTCGTAACAGGGCCAGAAGGTGTGGGCGAGGCCATACTGATTCGTGCGCTTGAACCAACAGAAGGCATTGAGCTAATGGGACTTCGCAGAAACGACGCCTTTAAAACTGGCTTCGAACGATACCGAAACAATACGATTGATGCTACAACGGCAGACGGTCAGCGTAATCTGGCTAATGGTCCGGGCAAGCTCACAATTGCCATGGGAATCAGCCGCACGCATGACAATGCTTCTTCATTGGTAACAGGGTCGATTTATATCCGAGGTCCCGTACTACATGACTTCGATATGGTCACAACGACTCGCATCGGCCTGACACGAGGAGCCGATTTGCCGTACCGCTATTACATCAAAGACAATCGTTTTGTGAGTAAGAAGTAA
- a CDS encoding NFACT RNA binding domain-containing protein yields MHINYYFLRQLAPSLEPHLLGNFTLPKEVSEPPLSGLRFMECFSQDRDEVVLVFAQARGKINYYKPFYIKVTLRPDFSGLVFPDTVQRARTNSVDLFDTVVGTPGEERAVIGVRSFLNERCLAIQLEGGFSLVFKFFGNRPNLLAFQEDKVIDLFNRQLVSDEQILFSNIDRPIDQSYEAFERADFDYRKLFPTFGKVVNEWIQDQTAKPIDDGEQPEKRQWAIVQDALRMLEHPHYYLTRLHHKPTLSLLPVGEIQREFTDPMEAATRFFIAYNGLSTFEHEKADLARLLEKRQKRAEGQMEGAMQRLISREEGASHEEMGHILMANLHDIAQVPGAKSPERLTLYDFYRDQPITLKLKPDLSPQKNAENFYRKAKNEKIEEQHLNDLIADREVELAKIRQQRIDLIDIQTLKELRRYVKQQNLHTDSMGGNSTDTGPLFKEVTMDSFRILIGRNAKNNDLLTLKYAYKDDLWLHARDVSGSHVIVKYQAGKTFPRHIIERAAELAAWYSKRRTDSLCPVIVTPKKFVRKPKGLAPGQVLVEKESVVLVVPKGE; encoded by the coding sequence ATGCATATAAACTATTACTTTCTGCGGCAACTCGCTCCGTCGTTAGAGCCACATTTACTGGGTAATTTTACTCTACCCAAAGAGGTGTCTGAACCACCATTGAGCGGGTTACGATTTATGGAATGTTTTAGCCAGGATCGTGATGAGGTAGTGCTCGTTTTTGCGCAGGCTAGAGGGAAGATTAATTACTACAAACCCTTTTATATAAAGGTTACTTTACGGCCCGATTTTTCTGGATTGGTGTTCCCTGATACAGTACAGCGGGCTCGTACAAACAGCGTAGACTTGTTCGATACTGTAGTGGGTACGCCCGGCGAAGAACGGGCCGTTATAGGGGTTCGGTCATTCCTGAACGAACGTTGTCTGGCTATTCAGTTAGAAGGAGGCTTCTCGTTGGTATTTAAGTTCTTCGGCAATCGACCTAATTTGCTGGCTTTTCAGGAGGATAAAGTGATCGATTTGTTTAATCGCCAATTAGTGAGTGATGAACAAATTCTGTTTTCTAACATTGATAGGCCTATCGATCAATCGTATGAAGCGTTTGAACGAGCCGATTTTGACTACAGGAAACTATTCCCAACGTTCGGGAAAGTAGTAAATGAGTGGATTCAGGACCAAACAGCAAAGCCTATAGACGATGGTGAGCAACCTGAAAAACGGCAATGGGCTATTGTCCAGGATGCCTTAAGAATGCTTGAGCACCCGCATTATTACTTAACCCGACTTCATCATAAACCTACGCTTAGTCTGCTGCCTGTGGGCGAAATTCAGCGTGAGTTTACCGATCCCATGGAGGCCGCAACTCGTTTTTTTATTGCTTATAACGGACTTAGCACCTTTGAGCATGAGAAAGCAGACCTGGCACGCCTTCTCGAAAAGCGTCAGAAACGGGCCGAAGGTCAAATGGAAGGAGCCATGCAGCGCCTTATCTCGCGTGAAGAGGGCGCTAGCCATGAAGAAATGGGACACATTTTAATGGCAAATCTTCATGACATTGCTCAGGTTCCGGGTGCTAAATCACCGGAACGGTTAACCCTATACGATTTCTATCGGGATCAGCCAATTACCCTTAAGCTCAAACCTGATCTAAGCCCGCAGAAAAACGCGGAAAACTTTTACCGCAAAGCAAAGAATGAAAAAATAGAGGAGCAACATCTGAATGATTTGATCGCTGATCGGGAAGTAGAGTTGGCTAAAATTCGCCAGCAACGAATTGACTTGATTGACATTCAAACCCTAAAAGAACTTAGGCGCTATGTGAAACAACAGAATTTACATACTGACTCGATGGGAGGGAACAGCACTGATACAGGACCCTTATTTAAAGAGGTGACGATGGACTCGTTTCGTATTCTGATTGGTCGGAATGCTAAAAACAACGATTTGCTGACTCTCAAATACGCTTATAAGGACGATCTCTGGCTCCATGCCCGTGATGTATCGGGCTCGCATGTAATCGTGAAATACCAGGCCGGTAAAACCTTCCCACGCCATATTATCGAACGCGCTGCCGAGTTGGCCGCCTGGTACTCAAAACGCCGAACAGACAGTTTATGCCCAGTTATTGTTACGCCGAAGAAGTTTGTTCGTAAACCTAAAGGCCTTGCGCCGGGCCAAGTGCTCGTTGAAAAAGAGAGTGTTGTACTCGTTGTCCCGAAAGGAGAATGA
- the pdxA gene encoding 4-hydroxythreonine-4-phosphate dehydrogenase PdxA: protein MEQRQPTEPNQPRTNPAGGPKPDTKPADAQAQPATEQRSSNQSRQNRQDVPYQNNRNGGNAGGNTSPNRPERSFKAMPNQNQRDNRQQNNGQRPNEARQREDDQRQKNQRDNRQQQNGQRPNEARQREEPREPRPDRDRNSTNNRPSARETMQNDAFGRDFGNSAVQPTEHVGREDRLVIGISLGDYNGIGPEVILKALQYNRLQKICTPVIYGSMRILNRYRNLLNLKDWNLNGAQTIGQISHKLTNVITCWPDQNHEIQPGHVTPEAGQAALACLQRAVDDLKNGKLDALVTAPINKYNIQSEEFKFPGHTEYLAQQFDVQDNLMFMVSETLRIGVVTGHIPLGRVRQNVTRERIAQKLHMMMQSLKQDFGIDRPKIAVLGLNPHAGEEGLLGNEEQDIVKPLVAEFVNKGELVFGPYPADGFFGTRAYKKFDAVLAMYHDQGLIPFKAIAFEEGVNFTAGMPAVRTSPDHGTAYDIAGKDLADETSMLQAIYTAIDVARNRKEFLELEAGALK from the coding sequence ATGGAACAACGCCAACCTACCGAACCGAATCAACCCCGCACCAACCCAGCAGGTGGGCCTAAACCTGATACTAAACCAGCCGATGCTCAAGCGCAGCCAGCGACAGAACAGCGGTCCAGTAATCAGTCTCGTCAGAATCGTCAAGATGTTCCTTATCAGAACAATCGAAACGGAGGGAATGCTGGTGGAAATACTTCGCCCAATCGTCCTGAGCGGTCATTCAAAGCGATGCCGAACCAAAATCAGCGAGACAACCGTCAGCAAAATAATGGCCAGCGCCCTAATGAAGCACGTCAGCGAGAAGACGATCAACGGCAAAAGAATCAACGCGATAATCGGCAGCAACAAAACGGGCAACGTCCGAACGAAGCACGCCAACGGGAGGAACCTCGGGAACCTCGTCCCGATCGTGACCGCAATTCGACTAATAACCGCCCTTCAGCTCGCGAAACGATGCAAAATGACGCATTCGGACGCGATTTTGGCAATTCGGCTGTTCAGCCAACCGAGCATGTAGGCCGGGAAGATCGACTGGTGATCGGCATTTCGCTGGGCGATTACAATGGCATTGGCCCTGAAGTAATTCTTAAAGCGCTCCAATACAATCGGTTGCAGAAAATTTGTACGCCGGTCATTTATGGCTCGATGCGGATTCTAAACCGCTATCGCAATCTATTGAACCTGAAAGACTGGAATCTGAATGGTGCCCAGACAATTGGTCAGATTAGCCATAAATTAACCAACGTCATTACCTGCTGGCCCGACCAGAATCATGAGATTCAGCCTGGTCACGTAACGCCCGAAGCCGGTCAGGCGGCTCTGGCCTGTTTGCAAAGGGCTGTCGATGACCTGAAAAATGGCAAATTAGACGCCCTTGTTACGGCCCCGATCAACAAATACAATATCCAGTCGGAAGAGTTCAAATTTCCAGGCCACACCGAATACCTGGCTCAGCAATTCGACGTTCAGGACAACCTGATGTTTATGGTGAGTGAAACCTTGCGCATTGGCGTTGTAACGGGACACATCCCGCTGGGCCGTGTCCGGCAGAATGTAACCCGCGAGCGAATTGCCCAGAAACTGCACATGATGATGCAGTCGCTTAAGCAGGATTTCGGGATCGATAGACCAAAAATTGCCGTACTTGGGTTGAATCCGCACGCAGGCGAAGAGGGTCTTTTAGGCAACGAAGAACAGGATATTGTCAAGCCACTAGTGGCCGAATTCGTTAACAAAGGTGAGCTGGTATTTGGCCCCTACCCTGCCGATGGTTTCTTCGGCACAAGGGCGTACAAGAAATTCGACGCAGTACTGGCCATGTACCACGATCAGGGCTTAATTCCGTTTAAGGCAATTGCTTTTGAGGAAGGTGTCAATTTTACAGCGGGCATGCCTGCCGTTCGAACATCGCCCGATCACGGCACGGCCTATGATATTGCCGGTAAAGATCTTGCCGATGAAACTTCGATGCTCCAGGCTATTTACACTGCCATTGATGTTGCCCGCAACCGAAAGGAGTTCTTAGAACTGGAAGCAGGCGCATTGAAATGA
- a CDS encoding ABC transporter permease has translation MRFIRQTFESFRFAWQALRSNLLRTMLSLLGVTIGIFAIIAVFTLVDSLERNIKESLSFIGDKVVYVEKWPWSFGEDYQWWKYFQRPVPTYNEYRFLSEKLENAQAVVAMAFKGRVTIKNNNNSMSALIQGTTLDYNKISEVPIEQGRYFTQQEVNISRNVTIIGSDIAENLFPGQDPVGKTFKINGLNFTVIGVQRKKGESILNVGGNPDTKCLIPYGAFAKMFHSINPNITISIKGYESDEGLQELESEIRGLLRTRRGLRPLQDDNFAINRPEAIAQAISGIFVVLTIAGWVIGGFSILIGGFGIANIMFVSVKERTNIIGIQKSLGAKNYFILFQFLFEAVLLSLVGGLAGIFLVYLLSFMSLGSLDLVLTASNIALGLGVSSVIGVLSGIIPAFSASRLDPVIAIRAK, from the coding sequence ATGCGATTTATTCGTCAGACTTTTGAAAGTTTTCGATTCGCGTGGCAGGCTTTGCGCTCGAATCTTCTTCGCACGATGCTCTCCTTGTTGGGCGTAACGATTGGTATCTTCGCCATCATTGCCGTGTTTACGCTAGTCGATTCGCTGGAGAGAAACATTAAAGAGAGTCTTTCGTTTATTGGCGACAAAGTGGTGTACGTGGAGAAATGGCCCTGGTCTTTCGGGGAGGACTATCAATGGTGGAAATACTTCCAACGCCCCGTGCCAACTTACAATGAGTATCGTTTCCTCAGCGAGAAACTTGAAAATGCGCAGGCAGTAGTCGCTATGGCTTTTAAAGGCCGTGTTACGATTAAAAATAATAACAACAGCATGTCGGCACTCATTCAGGGGACCACGCTGGACTATAACAAGATTTCGGAGGTACCGATCGAACAAGGTCGCTATTTTACCCAGCAGGAAGTTAATATCTCCCGAAACGTAACCATTATTGGTTCCGACATAGCGGAGAATCTATTCCCAGGTCAAGATCCGGTTGGCAAAACCTTCAAAATCAATGGTCTGAATTTTACAGTTATTGGTGTCCAGCGCAAAAAGGGCGAAAGCATTCTGAACGTAGGCGGCAACCCCGATACAAAATGCCTTATTCCTTACGGCGCTTTTGCCAAAATGTTTCACTCTATCAATCCGAATATCACGATTTCAATTAAAGGGTATGAAAGTGATGAAGGACTACAAGAACTAGAAAGCGAAATTCGGGGATTGTTACGCACTCGGCGCGGATTGCGCCCTCTGCAGGATGACAATTTTGCAATTAATCGACCAGAAGCTATTGCGCAGGCGATTAGCGGCATTTTCGTCGTGTTAACAATAGCTGGCTGGGTCATTGGCGGTTTTTCGATTCTGATTGGCGGCTTCGGCATCGCCAATATTATGTTCGTCAGCGTAAAAGAACGCACTAATATTATCGGTATTCAGAAATCGCTGGGGGCCAAGAATTATTTTATTCTATTTCAATTTCTGTTTGAGGCTGTGCTATTAAGTTTGGTTGGCGGGCTTGCGGGTATTTTCCTGGTTTACCTGCTGTCATTCATGAGCCTAGGCAGTCTTGATTTAGTATTAACAGCCTCAAACATTGCCTTGGGATTGGGCGTATCAAGTGTTATTGGTGTTTTGTCAGGAATTATACCCGCCTTTTCAGCCTCCCGTCTCGACCCCGTTATTGCTATCCGAGCGAAATAG
- a CDS encoding IS701 family transposase: protein MKVTAQLYGQFLLSSQINYTATYLADHLEGITHDNVQYFLKASRVAPRQVWQHVRHQIQLDTDGYILFDDTVLNKEHSHKIELVRRQYSGNAHGIIKGIGVVNCVYFNPKINQFWLIDYRIFNPDEDGKSKLDHVLDMLNQLAPRQISYRIVLMDSWYAVTDLFKWLITNEKLFYCPIKSNRKVDDSGGKESYQPVSYLSWSAQQVQQGKLVKVHKMPQNTYLKLFRVLVSTHRTDYIVTNDLAQNETSAAEEKSGIRWTIEQFHREDKQITGLECCQCRLARSQRNHIGLAALTWLRFKQLAYQTKKTVYQLKQGLLDAYLRQELANPSVAFA from the coding sequence TTGAAGGTCACCGCACAACTTTACGGACAGTTTCTACTGAGTAGCCAGATCAACTATACGGCTACCTACTTGGCTGATCACCTGGAAGGGATCACCCATGACAATGTGCAGTACTTTCTCAAAGCTAGCCGAGTGGCACCTCGCCAGGTCTGGCAACATGTCCGCCACCAAATTCAACTGGATACCGATGGCTATATCCTCTTTGATGATACCGTGCTCAATAAAGAACATAGTCATAAAATTGAACTGGTTCGTCGGCAATACAGTGGAAATGCTCATGGAATCATCAAAGGCATCGGTGTGGTTAATTGTGTCTACTTCAATCCTAAAATTAATCAGTTCTGGCTCATTGACTACCGTATTTTTAATCCCGATGAGGATGGAAAAAGCAAGTTGGATCATGTGTTGGACATGCTTAACCAACTAGCACCCCGCCAGATCAGTTATCGAATCGTCTTAATGGACAGTTGGTATGCTGTGACCGACCTCTTCAAGTGGCTCATTACCAATGAAAAACTGTTTTACTGTCCTATCAAGAGCAACCGTAAGGTCGATGATTCAGGTGGCAAAGAATCGTATCAACCTGTCAGCTATCTGAGCTGGTCAGCTCAACAGGTGCAGCAGGGTAAGCTGGTTAAAGTACACAAGATGCCTCAAAACACCTATCTTAAACTGTTCCGCGTACTGGTGTCTACCCACCGGACGGACTATATCGTCACCAACGATTTAGCTCAAAATGAGACGAGTGCCGCTGAAGAAAAAAGTGGTATTCGTTGGACAATTGAGCAGTTTCATCGAGAAGATAAGCAGATCACGGGTCTGGAATGTTGTCAATGTCGATTAGCTCGTAGTCAACGCAATCACATTGGCTTAGCGGCTCTGACTTGGTTACGTTTTAAACAGTTGGCTTATCAGACTAAGAAAACGGTTTACCAACTCAAACAAGGCTTATTAGATGCTTACCTTCGTCAAGAGTTGGCGAATCCTTCAGTTGCCTTTGCGTAA
- a CDS encoding YicC/YloC family endoribonuclease, with the protein MLKSMTGFGNATVEAGGLSVTAEIKTLNSKFLDIYCRMPRQFSDKEIELRALLTQQLERGKVELSLNLSRTSGVRPGVTINRPLVQAYVSDLKETANTMLMSIPDSDVLQLALQQPNAYLTESADPTDDAADWATVQAAVHEAIRRCDAFRKQDGAVLEGKFQEYIQIISDRLAAVEEQDVRRIPAVRDRMRNSVKELLDSETFDQNRFEQELVYYVEKFDISEEKVRLKNHLSYFLEVLATEEANGKKLNFISQEIGREINTIGSKANDAAIQRLVVQMKDELEKIKEQTMNVI; encoded by the coding sequence ATGCTAAAATCAATGACCGGCTTCGGCAATGCAACAGTGGAAGCTGGCGGCTTGTCTGTAACAGCGGAAATTAAAACGCTGAATTCGAAATTTTTAGATATCTATTGCCGTATGCCCCGGCAGTTCTCAGATAAAGAAATTGAATTGCGTGCTTTGCTGACTCAGCAACTAGAGCGCGGTAAAGTTGAACTCTCATTAAATCTCAGCCGAACAAGTGGGGTACGTCCGGGCGTTACAATCAATCGGCCACTCGTTCAGGCATATGTAAGTGATTTAAAAGAAACGGCCAATACGATGCTCATGAGCATTCCTGACAGCGATGTGCTGCAATTGGCTCTGCAACAACCAAATGCTTACTTAACTGAATCCGCCGATCCAACCGATGATGCGGCAGACTGGGCAACCGTACAGGCCGCCGTTCACGAAGCCATACGCCGGTGCGACGCCTTTCGCAAACAGGATGGGGCTGTTTTAGAAGGTAAATTTCAAGAATATATCCAGATTATCTCGGATCGGTTGGCCGCCGTTGAGGAACAGGACGTTCGACGAATTCCGGCGGTTCGGGATCGGATGCGCAACTCGGTAAAAGAATTGCTAGACAGCGAAACCTTCGACCAAAACCGCTTTGAACAGGAGCTGGTCTATTATGTCGAGAAGTTTGACATTTCGGAGGAGAAAGTCCGGCTCAAAAATCACCTTAGTTATTTTCTGGAGGTACTCGCAACAGAAGAGGCCAATGGCAAAAAACTAAATTTCATTTCGCAGGAAATTGGGCGTGAAATCAACACGATTGGCTCAAAAGCGAACGACGCAGCCATTCAGCGGCTAGTTGTGCAGATGAAAGACGAACTGGAAAAGATTAAAGAACAGACGATGAATGTGATTTAA